Proteins from a genomic interval of Oncorhynchus clarkii lewisi isolate Uvic-CL-2024 chromosome 15, UVic_Ocla_1.0, whole genome shotgun sequence:
- the LOC139367020 gene encoding uncharacterized abhydrolase domain-containing protein DDB_G0269086-like isoform X5: MEETVLEEPICEEAVLAEEIPEVKPAAMVNKNGVKAEAATASGGGDVASGGVASGGGGAASGFSGTKIFTWFMVLALLGVWSSVAVVWLDLVDYDNVIGKLSAYDADGDGDFDVEDAKVLLGLTKEGGEITNENADSLEEIFGILAEEGSDWFHGFFTFLYDVISPPVEKVEDPESETAEEEGDADEKEVKTAAPKKETLKKAENIVEVPVPKTEKTKDQSPGEVASKKNRTKEHPTRELGRKLKSALKEQLRMIHEKIEAQKIAEMALAEVRSILDKEEEERQLVNALELKRQEVAQKAQEMLEAQLREKREQEEKREAERKAQEQAGKERLEKEQLEQLEREEKEREAEEKAEKEQLEKEKLEKERIEKEKAELERMEKERLEKDRAAKEKAEKERLQKERVAKEKAEKERIEKERVAKEKAEKERIEKEQVAKEKAENERIEKERVAKEKAEKERIEKERVAKEKAEKERIEKERDAKEKAEKERIEKERVSKEKAEKERVEKERVAKEKAEKERVEKERAAKEKAEKERIEKERAAKEKAEKERIEKERVAKEKAEKERLEKERVAKEKAEKERLEKERVAKEKAEKERIERERVAKEKAEKERIEKERVAKEKAEKERIEKERVTKEKAEKERIEKERVAKEKAEKERIEKERVTKEKAEKERLEKERVAKEKAEKERIERERVAKEKAEKERIEKERVAKEKAEKERIEKERVAKEKAEKERIERERVAKEKAEKERIERERVAKEKAEKERIEKERVAKEKAEKERIEKERVAKEKAEKERIEKERVAKESEKERMERERVAKGSEKKRMKRERVAKGSEKKRMERERVAKGKERAEKEQQARELAAKEKERVAVKGHFVKEKTAKAKVETEQLPKIDREQLPKIDREQLPKVKAGKERAEKDPLLKEKIERERVVKEKRAKQAKEEMPEKNANNFTTTSKKEKILAIQDLLKPKATKVNKKWSFTG, encoded by the exons atgGAGGAAACTGTGTTGGAGGAACCTATCTGTGAAGAAGCCGTATTGGCTGAAGAAATCCCAG AGGTGAAGCCCGCAGCAATGGTGAATAAGAATGGTGTGAAAGCGGAGGCTGCTACTGCTAGTGGGGGTGGGGACGTTGCTAGTGGGGGTGTTGCTAGTGGGGGTGGAGGTGCTGCTAGTGGTTTTAGCGGCACTAAGATCTTCACCTGGTTCATGGTTCTGGCTCTGTTGGGGGTGTGGAGCTCCGTGGCAGTGGTGTGGTTAGATCTGGTGGACTACGACAACGTCATTG GTAAACTTTCAGCGTATGACGCAGATGGCGACGGGGACTTCGATGTGGAGGACGCCAAAGTACTACTTG GCTTGACCAAAGAGGGCGGTGAAATTACTAATGAAAACGCAGATTCCCTAGAGGAAATCTTCGGTATTTTAGCCGAGGAGGGCTCAGATTGGTTTCACGGCTTCTTCACGTTTCTCTATGACGTGATCTCTCCTCCCGTAGAGAAGGTGGAGGATCCAGAGAGTGAGACAGCAGAGGAGGAGGGTGATGCTG ACGAGAAAGAGGTCAAAACTGCTGCTCCCAAAAAGGAAACGCTGAAAAAAG CTGAGAATATTGTAGAGGTTCCCGTTCCAAAAACAGAAAAGACAAAAG ATCAGAGTCCTGGAGAGGTGGCTTCTAAAAAGAACAGAACAAAAG AGCACCCAACAAGAGAACTTGGGAGGAAATTAAAGTCAGCATTAAAGGAACAGTTGAGAATGATCCATGAGAAGATTGAAGCTCAAAAAATTGCTGAAATGGCTTTGGCTGAAGTGAGAAGTATCCTGgacaaagaggaggaagagagacaatTGGTCAATGCTCTGGAACTCAAGAGGCAAGAGGTGGCCCAAAAAGCCCAGGAAATGTTAGAGGCTCAACTTCGAGAGAAAAGAGAacaagaagagaaaagagaggctgagagaaaagCACAGGAGCAAGCCGGGAAAGAGAGGCTGGAGAAAGAGCAACTGGAGCagttggagagagaagagaaagagagggaagctGAGGAGAAGGCAGAAAAAGAGCAATTGGAGAAGGAaaagctagagaaagagaggatagaaAAGGAGAAGGCAGAGCTGGaaaggatggagaaagagagactggaaaaGGATCGAGCAGCCAAAGAGAAAGCAGAAAAGGAAAGACTACAGAAGGAACGGGTCGCCAAAGAGAAAGCAGAAAAGGAGAGGATTGAGAAGGAACGGGTCGCCAAAGAGAAAGCAGAAAAGGAGAGGATTGAGAAGGAACAGGTCGCCAAAGAGAAAGCAGAAAATGAGAGGATTGAGAAGGAACGGGTCGCCAAAGAGAAAGCAGAAAAGGAGAGGATTGAGAAGGAACGGGTCGCCAAAGAGAAAGCAGAAAAGGAGAGGATTGAGAAGGAACGGGACGCCAAAGAGAAAGCAGAAAAGGAGAGGATTGAGAAGGAACGGGTCTCCAAAGAGAAAGCAGAAaaggagagggttgagaaggAACGGGTCGCCAAAGAGAAAGCAGAAaaggagagggttgagaaggAACGGGCCGCCAAAGAGAAAGCAGAAAAGGAAAGGATTGAGAAGGAACGGGCCGCCAAAGAGAAAGCAGAAAAGGAAAGGATTGAGAAGGAACGGGTCGCCAAAGAGAAAGCAGAAAAGGAGAGGCTTGAAAAGGAACGGGTCGCCAAAGAGAAAGCAGAAAAGGAGAGGCTTGAAAAGGAACGGGTCGCCAAAGAGAAAGCAGAAAAGGAAAGGATTGAGAGGGAACGGGTCGCCAAAGAGAAAGCAGAAAAGGAGAGGATTGAGAAGGAACGGGTCGCCAAAGAGAAGGCAGAAAAGGAGAGGATTGAGAAGGAACGGGTCACCAAAGAGAAAGCAGAAAAGGAGAGGATTGAGAAGGAACGGGTCGCCAAAGAGAAGGCAGAAAAGGAGAGGATTGAGAAGGAACGGGTCACCAAAGAGAAAGCAGAAAAGGAGAGGCTTGAGAAGGAACGGGTCGCCAAAGAGAAAGCAGAAAAGGAGAGGATTGAGAGGGAACGGGTCGCCAAAGAGAAAGCAGAAAAGGAGAGGATTGAGAAGGAACGGGTCGCCAAAGAGAAAGCAGAAAAGGAGAGGATTGAGAAGGAACGGGTCGCCAAAGAGAAAGCAGAAAAGGAGAGGATTGAGAGGGAACGGGTCGCCAAAGAGAAAGCAGAAAAGGAGAGGATTGAGAGGGAACGGGTCGCCAAAGAGAAAGCAGAAAAGGAAAGGATTGAGAAGGAACGGGTCGCCAAAGAGAAAGCAGAAAAGGAGAGGATTGAGAAGGAACGGGTCGCCAAAGAGAAAGCAGAAAAGGAGAGGATTGAGAAGGAACGGGTCGCAAAGGAATCTGaaaaggagaggatggagagagaaagggtagCAAAGGGATCTGaaaagaagaggatgaagagagaaagggTTGCGAAGGGATCTGAAaagaagaggatggagagagaaagggtagcgaagggaaaggagagagcagagaaagagcaACAAGCCAGAGAGTTAGCTGCTAAAGAAAAGGAGAGAGTGGCGGTAAAAGGACACTTTGTCAAAGAAAAGACTGCAAAGGCCAAGGTTGAGACAGAACAGTTACCCAAGATAGACAGAGAACAGTTACCCAAGATAGACAGAGAACAGTTACCTAAGGTGAaggcagggaaggagagagcagaaaAAGATCCTCTACTCAAAGAaaagatagaaagggagagagttgtGAAAGAGAAAAGAGCCAAACAAGCAAAAGAGGAGATGCCAGAGAAAAATGCAAACAACTTCACAACTACAAGCAAGAAGGAAAAAATATTGGCTATACAAGATCTTCTGAAGCCTAAAGCCACCAAGGTGAACAAGAAATGGAGCTTCACAGGATGA
- the LOC139367020 gene encoding uncharacterized abhydrolase domain-containing protein DDB_G0269086-like isoform X20 — protein MIPFSGHHVIHPDHPRTRRSEVKPAAMVNKNGVKAEAATASGGGDVASGGVASGGGGAASGFSGTKIFTWFMVLALLGVWSSVAVVWLDLVDYDNVIGKLSAYDADGDGDFDVEDAKVLLDQSPGEVASKKNRTKEHPTRELGRKLKSALKEQLRMIHEKIEAQKIAEMALAEVRSILDKEEEERQLVNALELKRQEVAQKAQEMLEAQLREKREQEEKREAERKAQEQAGKERLEKEQLEQLEREEKEREAEEKAEKEQLEKEKLEKERIEKEKAELERMEKERLEKDRAAKEKAEKERLQKERVAKEKAEKERIEKERVAKEKAEKERIEKEQVAKEKAENERIEKERVAKEKAEKERIEKERVAKEKAEKERIEKERDAKEKAEKERIEKERVSKEKAEKERVEKERVAKEKAEKERVEKERAAKEKAEKERIEKERAAKEKAEKERIEKERVAKEKAEKERLEKERVAKEKAEKERLEKERVAKEKAEKERIERERVAKEKAEKERIEKERVAKEKAEKERIEKERVTKEKAEKERIEKERVAKEKAEKERIEKERVTKEKAEKERLEKERVAKEKAEKERIERERVAKEKAEKERIEKERVAKEKAEKERIEKERVAKEKAEKERIERERVAKEKAEKERIERERVAKEKAEKERIEKERVAKEKAEKERIEKERVAKEKAEKERIEKERVAKESEKERMERERVAKGSEKKRMKRERVAKGSEKKRMERERVAKGKERAEKEQQARELAAKEKERVAVKGHFVKEKTAKAKVETEQLPKIDREQLPKIDREQLPKVKAGKERAEKDPLLKEKIERERVVKEKRAKQAKEEMPEKNANNFTTTSKKEKILAIQDLLKPKATKVNKKWSFTG, from the exons ATGATTCCCTTCAGTGGACACCATGTAATTCATCCAGACCATCCCCGGACACGCAGATCTG AGGTGAAGCCCGCAGCAATGGTGAATAAGAATGGTGTGAAAGCGGAGGCTGCTACTGCTAGTGGGGGTGGGGACGTTGCTAGTGGGGGTGTTGCTAGTGGGGGTGGAGGTGCTGCTAGTGGTTTTAGCGGCACTAAGATCTTCACCTGGTTCATGGTTCTGGCTCTGTTGGGGGTGTGGAGCTCCGTGGCAGTGGTGTGGTTAGATCTGGTGGACTACGACAACGTCATTG GTAAACTTTCAGCGTATGACGCAGATGGCGACGGGGACTTCGATGTGGAGGACGCCAAAGTACTACTTG ATCAGAGTCCTGGAGAGGTGGCTTCTAAAAAGAACAGAACAAAAG AGCACCCAACAAGAGAACTTGGGAGGAAATTAAAGTCAGCATTAAAGGAACAGTTGAGAATGATCCATGAGAAGATTGAAGCTCAAAAAATTGCTGAAATGGCTTTGGCTGAAGTGAGAAGTATCCTGgacaaagaggaggaagagagacaatTGGTCAATGCTCTGGAACTCAAGAGGCAAGAGGTGGCCCAAAAAGCCCAGGAAATGTTAGAGGCTCAACTTCGAGAGAAAAGAGAacaagaagagaaaagagaggctgagagaaaagCACAGGAGCAAGCCGGGAAAGAGAGGCTGGAGAAAGAGCAACTGGAGCagttggagagagaagagaaagagagggaagctGAGGAGAAGGCAGAAAAAGAGCAATTGGAGAAGGAaaagctagagaaagagaggatagaaAAGGAGAAGGCAGAGCTGGaaaggatggagaaagagagactggaaaaGGATCGAGCAGCCAAAGAGAAAGCAGAAAAGGAAAGACTACAGAAGGAACGGGTCGCCAAAGAGAAAGCAGAAAAGGAGAGGATTGAGAAGGAACGGGTCGCCAAAGAGAAAGCAGAAAAGGAGAGGATTGAGAAGGAACAGGTCGCCAAAGAGAAAGCAGAAAATGAGAGGATTGAGAAGGAACGGGTCGCCAAAGAGAAAGCAGAAAAGGAGAGGATTGAGAAGGAACGGGTCGCCAAAGAGAAAGCAGAAAAGGAGAGGATTGAGAAGGAACGGGACGCCAAAGAGAAAGCAGAAAAGGAGAGGATTGAGAAGGAACGGGTCTCCAAAGAGAAAGCAGAAaaggagagggttgagaaggAACGGGTCGCCAAAGAGAAAGCAGAAaaggagagggttgagaaggAACGGGCCGCCAAAGAGAAAGCAGAAAAGGAAAGGATTGAGAAGGAACGGGCCGCCAAAGAGAAAGCAGAAAAGGAAAGGATTGAGAAGGAACGGGTCGCCAAAGAGAAAGCAGAAAAGGAGAGGCTTGAAAAGGAACGGGTCGCCAAAGAGAAAGCAGAAAAGGAGAGGCTTGAAAAGGAACGGGTCGCCAAAGAGAAAGCAGAAAAGGAAAGGATTGAGAGGGAACGGGTCGCCAAAGAGAAAGCAGAAAAGGAGAGGATTGAGAAGGAACGGGTCGCCAAAGAGAAGGCAGAAAAGGAGAGGATTGAGAAGGAACGGGTCACCAAAGAGAAAGCAGAAAAGGAGAGGATTGAGAAGGAACGGGTCGCCAAAGAGAAGGCAGAAAAGGAGAGGATTGAGAAGGAACGGGTCACCAAAGAGAAAGCAGAAAAGGAGAGGCTTGAGAAGGAACGGGTCGCCAAAGAGAAAGCAGAAAAGGAGAGGATTGAGAGGGAACGGGTCGCCAAAGAGAAAGCAGAAAAGGAGAGGATTGAGAAGGAACGGGTCGCCAAAGAGAAAGCAGAAAAGGAGAGGATTGAGAAGGAACGGGTCGCCAAAGAGAAAGCAGAAAAGGAGAGGATTGAGAGGGAACGGGTCGCCAAAGAGAAAGCAGAAAAGGAGAGGATTGAGAGGGAACGGGTCGCCAAAGAGAAAGCAGAAAAGGAAAGGATTGAGAAGGAACGGGTCGCCAAAGAGAAAGCAGAAAAGGAGAGGATTGAGAAGGAACGGGTCGCCAAAGAGAAAGCAGAAAAGGAGAGGATTGAGAAGGAACGGGTCGCAAAGGAATCTGaaaaggagaggatggagagagaaagggtagCAAAGGGATCTGaaaagaagaggatgaagagagaaagggTTGCGAAGGGATCTGAAaagaagaggatggagagagaaagggtagcgaagggaaaggagagagcagagaaagagcaACAAGCCAGAGAGTTAGCTGCTAAAGAAAAGGAGAGAGTGGCGGTAAAAGGACACTTTGTCAAAGAAAAGACTGCAAAGGCCAAGGTTGAGACAGAACAGTTACCCAAGATAGACAGAGAACAGTTACCCAAGATAGACAGAGAACAGTTACCTAAGGTGAaggcagggaaggagagagcagaaaAAGATCCTCTACTCAAAGAaaagatagaaagggagagagttgtGAAAGAGAAAAGAGCCAAACAAGCAAAAGAGGAGATGCCAGAGAAAAATGCAAACAACTTCACAACTACAAGCAAGAAGGAAAAAATATTGGCTATACAAGATCTTCTGAAGCCTAAAGCCACCAAGGTGAACAAGAAATGGAGCTTCACAGGATGA
- the LOC139367020 gene encoding uncharacterized abhydrolase domain-containing protein DDB_G0269086-like isoform X4 translates to MAPRKNSRNQSKKEVKPAAMVNKNGVKAEAATASGGGDVASGGVASGGGGAASGFSGTKIFTWFMVLALLGVWSSVAVVWLDLVDYDNVIGKLSAYDADGDGDFDVEDAKVLLGLTKEGGEITNENADSLEEIFGILAEEGSDWFHGFFTFLYDVISPPVEKVEDPESETAEEEGDADEKEVKTAAPKKETLKKEDKKKAENIVEVPVPKTEKTKGSLLFNGDQSPGEVASKKNRTKEHPTRELGRKLKSALKEQLRMIHEKIEAQKIAEMALAEVRSILDKEEEERQLVNALELKRQEVAQKAQEMLEAQLREKREQEEKREAERKAQEQAGKERLEKEQLEQLEREEKEREAEEKAEKEQLEKEKLEKERIEKEKAELERMEKERLEKDRAAKEKAEKERLQKERVAKEKAEKERIEKERVAKEKAEKERIEKEQVAKEKAENERIEKERVAKEKAEKERIEKERVAKEKAEKERIEKERDAKEKAEKERIEKERVSKEKAEKERVEKERVAKEKAEKERVEKERAAKEKAEKERIEKERAAKEKAEKERIEKERVAKEKAEKERLEKERVAKEKAEKERLEKERVAKEKAEKERIERERVAKEKAEKERIEKERVAKEKAEKERIEKERVTKEKAEKERIEKERVAKEKAEKERIEKERVTKEKAEKERLEKERVAKEKAEKERIERERVAKEKAEKERIEKERVAKEKAEKERIEKERVAKEKAEKERIERERVAKEKAEKERIERERVAKEKAEKERIEKERVAKEKAEKERIEKERVAKEKAEKERIEKERVAKESEKERMERERVAKGSEKKRMKRERVAKGSEKKRMERERVAKGKERAEKEQQARELAAKEKERVAVKGHFVKEKTAKAKVETEQLPKIDREQLPKIDREQLPKVKAGKERAEKDPLLKEKIERERVVKEKRAKQAKEEMPEKNANNFTTTSKKEKILAIQDLLKPKATKVNKKWSFTG, encoded by the exons ATGGCTCCGAGGAAGAATTCCAGAAACCAATCCAAGAAAG AGGTGAAGCCCGCAGCAATGGTGAATAAGAATGGTGTGAAAGCGGAGGCTGCTACTGCTAGTGGGGGTGGGGACGTTGCTAGTGGGGGTGTTGCTAGTGGGGGTGGAGGTGCTGCTAGTGGTTTTAGCGGCACTAAGATCTTCACCTGGTTCATGGTTCTGGCTCTGTTGGGGGTGTGGAGCTCCGTGGCAGTGGTGTGGTTAGATCTGGTGGACTACGACAACGTCATTG GTAAACTTTCAGCGTATGACGCAGATGGCGACGGGGACTTCGATGTGGAGGACGCCAAAGTACTACTTG GCTTGACCAAAGAGGGCGGTGAAATTACTAATGAAAACGCAGATTCCCTAGAGGAAATCTTCGGTATTTTAGCCGAGGAGGGCTCAGATTGGTTTCACGGCTTCTTCACGTTTCTCTATGACGTGATCTCTCCTCCCGTAGAGAAGGTGGAGGATCCAGAGAGTGAGACAGCAGAGGAGGAGGGTGATGCTG ACGAGAAAGAGGTCAAAACTGCTGCTCCCAAAAAGGAAACGCTGAAAAAAG AGGACAAGAAAAAAG CTGAGAATATTGTAGAGGTTCCCGTTCCAAAAACAGAAAAGACAAAAGGTAGCCTACTATTTAATGGTG ATCAGAGTCCTGGAGAGGTGGCTTCTAAAAAGAACAGAACAAAAG AGCACCCAACAAGAGAACTTGGGAGGAAATTAAAGTCAGCATTAAAGGAACAGTTGAGAATGATCCATGAGAAGATTGAAGCTCAAAAAATTGCTGAAATGGCTTTGGCTGAAGTGAGAAGTATCCTGgacaaagaggaggaagagagacaatTGGTCAATGCTCTGGAACTCAAGAGGCAAGAGGTGGCCCAAAAAGCCCAGGAAATGTTAGAGGCTCAACTTCGAGAGAAAAGAGAacaagaagagaaaagagaggctgagagaaaagCACAGGAGCAAGCCGGGAAAGAGAGGCTGGAGAAAGAGCAACTGGAGCagttggagagagaagagaaagagagggaagctGAGGAGAAGGCAGAAAAAGAGCAATTGGAGAAGGAaaagctagagaaagagaggatagaaAAGGAGAAGGCAGAGCTGGaaaggatggagaaagagagactggaaaaGGATCGAGCAGCCAAAGAGAAAGCAGAAAAGGAAAGACTACAGAAGGAACGGGTCGCCAAAGAGAAAGCAGAAAAGGAGAGGATTGAGAAGGAACGGGTCGCCAAAGAGAAAGCAGAAAAGGAGAGGATTGAGAAGGAACAGGTCGCCAAAGAGAAAGCAGAAAATGAGAGGATTGAGAAGGAACGGGTCGCCAAAGAGAAAGCAGAAAAGGAGAGGATTGAGAAGGAACGGGTCGCCAAAGAGAAAGCAGAAAAGGAGAGGATTGAGAAGGAACGGGACGCCAAAGAGAAAGCAGAAAAGGAGAGGATTGAGAAGGAACGGGTCTCCAAAGAGAAAGCAGAAaaggagagggttgagaaggAACGGGTCGCCAAAGAGAAAGCAGAAaaggagagggttgagaaggAACGGGCCGCCAAAGAGAAAGCAGAAAAGGAAAGGATTGAGAAGGAACGGGCCGCCAAAGAGAAAGCAGAAAAGGAAAGGATTGAGAAGGAACGGGTCGCCAAAGAGAAAGCAGAAAAGGAGAGGCTTGAAAAGGAACGGGTCGCCAAAGAGAAAGCAGAAAAGGAGAGGCTTGAAAAGGAACGGGTCGCCAAAGAGAAAGCAGAAAAGGAAAGGATTGAGAGGGAACGGGTCGCCAAAGAGAAAGCAGAAAAGGAGAGGATTGAGAAGGAACGGGTCGCCAAAGAGAAGGCAGAAAAGGAGAGGATTGAGAAGGAACGGGTCACCAAAGAGAAAGCAGAAAAGGAGAGGATTGAGAAGGAACGGGTCGCCAAAGAGAAGGCAGAAAAGGAGAGGATTGAGAAGGAACGGGTCACCAAAGAGAAAGCAGAAAAGGAGAGGCTTGAGAAGGAACGGGTCGCCAAAGAGAAAGCAGAAAAGGAGAGGATTGAGAGGGAACGGGTCGCCAAAGAGAAAGCAGAAAAGGAGAGGATTGAGAAGGAACGGGTCGCCAAAGAGAAAGCAGAAAAGGAGAGGATTGAGAAGGAACGGGTCGCCAAAGAGAAAGCAGAAAAGGAGAGGATTGAGAGGGAACGGGTCGCCAAAGAGAAAGCAGAAAAGGAGAGGATTGAGAGGGAACGGGTCGCCAAAGAGAAAGCAGAAAAGGAAAGGATTGAGAAGGAACGGGTCGCCAAAGAGAAAGCAGAAAAGGAGAGGATTGAGAAGGAACGGGTCGCCAAAGAGAAAGCAGAAAAGGAGAGGATTGAGAAGGAACGGGTCGCAAAGGAATCTGaaaaggagaggatggagagagaaagggtagCAAAGGGATCTGaaaagaagaggatgaagagagaaagggTTGCGAAGGGATCTGAAaagaagaggatggagagagaaagggtagcgaagggaaaggagagagcagagaaagagcaACAAGCCAGAGAGTTAGCTGCTAAAGAAAAGGAGAGAGTGGCGGTAAAAGGACACTTTGTCAAAGAAAAGACTGCAAAGGCCAAGGTTGAGACAGAACAGTTACCCAAGATAGACAGAGAACAGTTACCCAAGATAGACAGAGAACAGTTACCTAAGGTGAaggcagggaaggagagagcagaaaAAGATCCTCTACTCAAAGAaaagatagaaagggagagagttgtGAAAGAGAAAAGAGCCAAACAAGCAAAAGAGGAGATGCCAGAGAAAAATGCAAACAACTTCACAACTACAAGCAAGAAGGAAAAAATATTGGCTATACAAGATCTTCTGAAGCCTAAAGCCACCAAGGTGAACAAGAAATGGAGCTTCACAGGATGA